The Methanoregula boonei 6A8 genome has a window encoding:
- a CDS encoding ZPR1 zinc finger domain-containing protein has translation MRTVVPGPCPYCNTEIEYLYQTENIPYFSDILIISAICPACGYRYVDTQLLKNADPTRYELAVETRDDLDVRVVRSMTAHLEVPELGVRIDPGPACEGFVSNVEGVLDRIAQAIHAGIRDGDETEKENGRVLLERIASIKAGKLPMTLILQDPMGNSMIVSDKAVKKPVAEDEPEECEP, from the coding sequence GTGCGTACCGTTGTCCCGGGGCCGTGTCCCTATTGCAATACCGAAATAGAATACCTCTACCAGACGGAAAATATCCCCTATTTTTCTGATATCCTCATCATCTCTGCTATCTGCCCGGCATGCGGGTACCGGTATGTGGACACGCAGCTCCTCAAAAACGCCGATCCGACCCGGTACGAACTTGCCGTGGAAACCCGTGACGACCTCGACGTGCGCGTGGTACGGAGCATGACCGCACACCTCGAAGTGCCGGAACTGGGCGTCCGGATCGATCCCGGCCCGGCCTGCGAGGGCTTTGTGTCCAATGTCGAAGGGGTGCTCGACCGGATCGCCCAGGCCATACATGCCGGAATACGGGACGGCGACGAGACCGAGAAGGAGAACGGGCGCGTCCTCCTGGAGCGGATCGCGAGCATCAAGGCCGGGAAGCTGCCCATGACGCTTATCCTCCAGGACCCGATGGGAAACAGCATGATCGTCTCGGACAAGGCGGTAAAAAAGCCGGTTGCGGAAGACGAGCCGGAAGAGTGCGAACCGTAA
- a CDS encoding cell division protein SepF encodes MVKIFDTLLGKNSTSSDDEYMELDLSSYEEHGRDAPALLVKIATIGDLKDTPRVKDEVYNGNIVIVDISRLKMDKISYERVLKDLKEVAKDVNGDIIGLGDQRYVVLTPMSVKISRDKIGGA; translated from the coding sequence ATGGTTAAGATCTTTGATACACTTTTAGGGAAAAATTCCACCAGTTCCGACGACGAGTATATGGAACTGGACCTCAGTTCATACGAGGAGCACGGCCGGGACGCCCCCGCACTTCTGGTCAAGATCGCCACAATCGGCGACCTCAAGGACACGCCCCGGGTCAAGGATGAGGTATACAACGGCAACATCGTGATCGTCGATATCTCCCGTCTCAAGATGGACAAGATCTCGTACGAGCGGGTCTTAAAGGATCTAAAAGAAGTTGCAAAGGATGTCAACGGGGATATCATCGGCCTTGGGGACCAGAGATACGTAGTCCTTACCCCGATGTCGGTCAAGATCTCGCGCGACAAGATTGGCGGGGCATAA
- a CDS encoding RNA-binding protein, whose translation MKKIIAKKRHSIRKSQVEDLFSRLTLQIGPSAALFRSDMIEILETSSDIAIFLVNKKPLLMDTGEWAFPTLKGAVQCPFPERMVTVDAGAIPYVVNGADVMRPGIVAVSDDVAAGGPVQIVDERHKKPLAIGVALLDGAAIRASAQGKMCKNFHHVGDELWNLEL comes from the coding sequence ATGAAAAAGATCATCGCAAAAAAGCGGCATTCTATCAGAAAAAGCCAGGTAGAGGATCTCTTTAGCCGGCTCACACTCCAGATCGGCCCCTCGGCAGCGCTCTTCCGTTCCGACATGATCGAGATCCTGGAAACCTCCTCGGATATCGCCATCTTCCTCGTGAACAAAAAACCGCTCCTGATGGATACGGGCGAATGGGCCTTTCCCACGCTCAAAGGGGCGGTGCAGTGCCCGTTTCCCGAGCGGATGGTGACCGTTGACGCCGGGGCGATCCCGTACGTGGTAAACGGGGCCGATGTGATGCGGCCGGGCATTGTCGCAGTCAGCGATGATGTGGCAGCAGGCGGCCCGGTCCAGATCGTGGACGAGCGGCACAAAAAGCCCCTCGCTATCGGGGTCGCGCTCCTGGACGGGGCGGCAATCCGGGCGAGCGCACAGGGAAAGATGTGCAAGAATTTCCACCATGTCGGCGACGAACTCTGGAATCTTGAACTGTAG
- a CDS encoding LSM domain-containing protein has translation MTKRPLDILDLVLNRQPVIVSLKGGREIRGVLQGYDVHMNLVLDKAEETENGQVVKVGTLIVRGDNVIYISPSLES, from the coding sequence ATGACCAAGAGACCGTTGGATATTTTGGATCTGGTGCTGAACCGCCAGCCCGTTATCGTCTCCCTCAAAGGAGGAAGAGAGATCCGGGGAGTTCTTCAAGGGTATGACGTTCACATGAACCTCGTCCTTGACAAGGCTGAAGAGACAGAGAACGGGCAGGTTGTTAAAGTAGGCACGCTTATCGTCCGCGGGGACAACGTGATCTATATCTCTCCATCGCTGGAATCATAA
- a CDS encoding 50S ribosomal protein L37e has product MSKGTPSMGKMNKMTHIACRRCGRISFHAQKKVCSSCGFGRSTKMQSFKWDTKRPKTPTH; this is encoded by the coding sequence ATGTCAAAAGGCACTCCGTCAATGGGCAAGATGAACAAGATGACCCACATCGCCTGCCGGCGCTGTGGCAGGATCTCGTTCCACGCCCAGAAAAAAGTCTGCTCTTCCTGTGGGTTTGGAAGAAGCACCAAGATGCAGAGCTTCAAGTGGGACACCAAGCGGCCGAAAACCCCGACGCATTAA
- the purF gene encoding amidophosphoribosyltransferase, which produces MCGIVGIVDAGGVSIQLYYALYALQHRGQESAGISTFDGTSLRKFKGQGLVADVFSPAVLKDLKGTAGVGHVRYPTTGSNLPENIQPLNFQFQEHFISVAHNGNLVNTCDIRREYEQAGQIFTTTTDTEIIAKILIQEISTSGSVEDAVQLCMKRMQGSYSVVIMIDGVIYAFRDPLGIKPFCLGKIEHGYIVASESVAIDALGGKFLRDIRPGELIRMDGDGVKCTQIAVAGRCAHCIFEYIYFARADAVIDGVLVYDVRRTIGQKLHEEAPVSADSVCSVPDSGTAYAIGYAERSRIPFVESLMKNRYMGRTFIMPTQKERERAVRIKLNPIPAHLKDKSIVLVDDSIVRGTTSKRIIEMMRDAGAQEIHMRIGSPAIKAPCYLGVDMPTRKELIASDKIEEEVRRSITATSLHHISLDALVKAIGFDREDLCTGCLTGCYPLLIDGETANPRLVNFVDVTFQSRLESFEAETT; this is translated from the coding sequence ATGTGTGGTATCGTTGGCATCGTCGATGCTGGCGGTGTTTCCATCCAGCTCTACTATGCCCTGTATGCACTCCAGCATCGTGGCCAGGAGAGCGCCGGAATATCCACGTTTGACGGCACAAGTCTCCGCAAGTTCAAGGGACAGGGCCTTGTTGCCGACGTTTTTTCTCCTGCTGTTTTAAAAGATTTGAAAGGCACGGCCGGTGTCGGTCATGTGCGGTACCCGACCACCGGTTCAAACCTGCCGGAAAATATCCAGCCCTTAAATTTCCAGTTCCAGGAGCACTTCATTTCCGTTGCCCATAACGGGAACCTGGTCAACACCTGCGATATCCGGCGGGAGTACGAGCAGGCCGGCCAGATCTTTACCACCACCACTGACACGGAGATCATTGCAAAGATCCTCATCCAGGAGATCAGCACCTCGGGTTCGGTGGAGGATGCAGTCCAGCTTTGCATGAAACGGATGCAGGGCTCGTACTCGGTTGTGATCATGATCGACGGCGTCATCTACGCGTTCCGCGATCCGCTGGGAATCAAGCCGTTCTGCCTGGGAAAGATCGAGCACGGGTATATCGTGGCATCCGAGAGCGTGGCGATCGATGCGCTGGGTGGAAAATTCCTGCGCGATATCCGGCCAGGCGAGCTGATCCGGATGGATGGCGACGGGGTAAAGTGCACGCAGATCGCAGTAGCCGGGCGGTGTGCCCACTGCATCTTCGAGTACATCTATTTTGCCCGGGCAGATGCCGTTATCGACGGGGTGCTTGTATACGACGTGCGGCGGACCATTGGCCAGAAACTCCATGAAGAGGCTCCGGTATCTGCAGACTCGGTCTGCTCGGTGCCGGACTCCGGTACCGCATACGCAATCGGGTACGCTGAACGATCCCGGATTCCCTTTGTGGAGAGCCTCATGAAGAACCGGTACATGGGCCGGACCTTCATCATGCCCACCCAGAAAGAGCGCGAACGGGCGGTCCGGATCAAGCTCAACCCGATCCCGGCTCACCTCAAGGACAAATCGATCGTGCTGGTCGATGACAGCATCGTACGGGGGACAACCTCAAAGAGGATCATCGAGATGATGCGGGACGCCGGTGCACAGGAGATCCATATGCGGATTGGGTCGCCTGCGATCAAGGCCCCCTGCTATCTCGGTGTGGATATGCCCACGCGAAAGGAGCTGATCGCAAGCGACAAGATAGAAGAAGAGGTCCGCCGCTCGATCACGGCTACATCCCTGCACCATATCTCGCTTGATGCGCTGGTAAAAGCGATCGGGTTTGACCGCGAGGATCTCTGCACGGGCTGCCTGACCGGCTGTTACCCGCTCTTAATTGACGGAGAAACTGCAAACCCCCGCCTGGTAAACTTCGTGGACGTGACATTCCAGTCACGGCTCGAGTCGTTCGAAGCCGAGACCACGTAA
- a CDS encoding class I SAM-dependent methyltransferase, translating to MEHIKKAFDAVATEYDAQREHVIPDMRNYYGAAVWAAESPSQAPAILDVGAGTGLLSALLLEKYPGAAITLLDISEKMLAVAEERFSKKENVSFRTGDYAQADLGGPYDLVCSALSIHHLEPGDKRRLFLKIYRALSPGGIFVNADQAEGETPYFSERYLAYWNDFLANGPLSAHEHAEILKRRNTLDKNEKLSVQLAWLREAGFSDVDVVYRNRTFIVTVAGKA from the coding sequence ATGGAACATATCAAAAAGGCCTTTGACGCGGTGGCTACCGAGTACGATGCACAGCGCGAGCATGTCATCCCCGATATGCGGAACTATTACGGTGCTGCGGTCTGGGCAGCAGAGAGCCCCTCTCAAGCCCCCGCAATTCTTGATGTGGGGGCGGGGACCGGGCTGCTCTCCGCTCTTCTCCTGGAAAAATACCCGGGAGCAGCGATCACTCTGCTCGATATATCAGAGAAGATGCTCGCTGTCGCAGAGGAGCGATTTTCCAAAAAAGAGAACGTCAGCTTCCGGACCGGGGATTATGCGCAGGCAGATCTCGGCGGGCCCTACGACCTTGTCTGTTCCGCGCTCTCGATCCATCACCTTGAACCCGGCGACAAGCGCCGGCTCTTTTTGAAGATCTACCGGGCCCTCTCCCCGGGCGGGATCTTTGTCAACGCCGACCAGGCCGAGGGTGAGACACCGTATTTTTCAGAGCGGTACCTTGCGTACTGGAATGATTTCCTTGCAAACGGGCCGCTTTCTGCGCACGAGCATGCCGAGATCTTAAAACGCCGCAATACGCTTGACAAAAACGAGAAACTCTCGGTCCAGCTCGCATGGCTCCGCGAGGCAGGATTTTCCGATGTCGATGTAGTGTACCGGAACCGGACATTTATTGTGACGGTGGCAGGGAAGGCCTGA